A window of the candidate division KSB1 bacterium genome harbors these coding sequences:
- a CDS encoding anhydro-N-acetylmuramic acid kinase produces MSCKLCEIATKPRRRAVGLMSGTSADGVDVAIVELGREAGGLPYQLLAFRCWPYEAEVRRRILAIAQGGRASLGEVARLNTRVGELFAEAALRTLREEGIAPSEIDFIGSHGQTIGHFPRRRRCLGRPVRATLQVGDPAVIAKQTGIVTVGDFRVADIAVGGTGAPLVPLVDWLLFRSGSHCVATLNIGGISNITVIPPGGDLSEVIGFDTGPGNALLDSLTELYWGEPMDRDGRHASSGRVDEGWLKELLAHPYLHALPPKSTGREVFGRLFATKLAREGERRRLRPADVMATATAFVAASIAHALRTLVDPSLYPKVLICSGGGTHNPVLMSYLRQMLPNLELRFAHDAGVDPDAKEAVAFALLADRTLRGEVGNCPKATGAHAATVLGKICLP; encoded by the coding sequence GTGAGCTGTAAGCTCTGCGAGATTGCGACCAAGCCCAGGCGGCGAGCGGTCGGCCTCATGTCCGGCACGTCAGCCGATGGGGTCGATGTGGCGATTGTGGAACTGGGGCGCGAGGCCGGTGGCTTGCCGTACCAGCTCCTGGCTTTTCGGTGCTGGCCCTACGAGGCAGAGGTACGCCGCCGCATCTTAGCGATCGCCCAGGGGGGCCGGGCTTCTTTGGGCGAAGTGGCCCGGCTGAACACGCGGGTGGGGGAACTTTTTGCCGAGGCCGCCCTCCGCACTCTGCGCGAGGAAGGCATTGCCCCCTCGGAGATCGATTTCATCGGGTCCCACGGGCAGACGATCGGTCACTTCCCGCGCCGCCGACGATGCCTGGGGCGCCCTGTGCGAGCTACCCTGCAGGTGGGGGATCCTGCGGTCATTGCCAAGCAGACTGGCATCGTCACCGTCGGGGATTTTCGAGTGGCCGACATCGCTGTGGGAGGTACGGGTGCGCCCCTTGTCCCACTGGTCGATTGGCTACTTTTCCGCTCCGGCTCCCACTGTGTGGCTACCCTGAATATCGGTGGGATCTCGAACATTACCGTGATCCCGCCCGGAGGTGACCTCTCAGAAGTAATCGGCTTTGACACCGGTCCCGGGAACGCGCTCCTCGACTCGTTGACCGAGCTTTACTGGGGAGAACCTATGGATCGGGACGGCCGCCACGCGTCAAGTGGCCGCGTGGACGAGGGCTGGCTAAAGGAGCTCCTGGCCCATCCCTACCTGCACGCGTTGCCGCCCAAGAGCACGGGCCGGGAAGTATTTGGCCGTCTGTTCGCAACAAAGCTTGCCCGGGAGGGCGAGCGCAGACGTTTACGACCTGCGGACGTCATGGCCACGGCCACGGCTTTCGTTGCCGCAAGCATCGCCCACGCCTTACGTACCTTAGTGGACCCCAGCCTGTATCCCAAGGTGCTGATCTGTAGCGGCGGAGGGACCCACAATCCAGTGCTTATGAGCTACCTCCGGCAGATGCTGCCCAACCTCGAACTGCGATTTGCCCACGATGCGGGTGTAGACCCCGATGCGAAAGAGGCT